Proteins from a single region of Macaca nemestrina isolate mMacNem1 chromosome 13, mMacNem.hap1, whole genome shotgun sequence:
- the LOC105465187 gene encoding F-box only protein 48, whose product MHKNSKRNSNSRVSHTEVNSVDAEKEKNESENNFVELLPQELTFKIFSQLDIRSLCRASLTCRSWNYTIRNSDSLWKPHCMTVRAVCRREIDDDLESGYSWRVILLRNYQKSKVKHEWLSGRYSNICSPISLPEKTMYPMDADTWGEILEAELER is encoded by the exons ATGCATAAAAACTCCAAGAGAAACAGTAATTCAAGAGTTTCTCACACAGAAGTGAACTCTGTGGAtgctgagaaggaaaaaaatgagagtgAAAACAACTTTGTTGAACTGCTGCCTCAAGaactcacttttaaaattttcagtcaGCTGGACATTCGGAGTTTATGCAGGGCTTCATTGACATGCAGGAGCTGGAATTACACCATAAGAAACAGTGACTCTTTATGGAAACCTCACTGCATGACTGTAAGAGCTGTGTGCCGAAGAGAAATAGATGATGATCTAGAAAGTGGTTATTCCTGGAGG GTAATACTGCTGAGGAATTACCAGAAGAGTAAAGTGAAACACGAATGGCTAAGTGGCAGATACAGCAACATTTGTTCTCCCATTAGCCTACCAGAAAAAACCATGTACCCAATGGATGCAGATACATGGGGGGAAATTCTAGAAGCAGAACTGGAAagataa